GTAAGTTCACTAGAAGAAGCCTTGTTGCATATTGCTatgagtttgtgagtgtgtggggtgcAGTCCTTGTTATCCTACTAGAATGCCTCTAATGACTTGGTGTGTATTGTCCAGGCCAGAGGTTCTCTGCCCTGCAGGAGTTCACCAGCCACCTGCAGGATGTGCTGAGGGAGCAGGCCAGTCTGCGGCAGAGACTGATGAAGCCACTGTGTCAAACCAACCTACCTGTAGAGGCTGACCTCCACAGGTTCTATAGATTATTCAcactcctttctgtctctttcccacCTTAatgcccctctcctctgccacgCATTTACAGACTGAtagttctccctcctgccctcaacTGTTTATTGGTTTACAATTGGTAAATTGTTATCAACAGTGACAAAACAATTTCATATGAAGTATAGTATAGACTGTGCTAAACTTTCTTCCTAGGTACGTGGTGGAAGTCATCAAGATGGTGGTGGACTTCATTGGGAATCTTGAGACGAGCATGAACATTGTGCGGACCATTCCCACTGTCGATGACTCCATGAACAAACTGGTGAGTATTTGCAAAGCCCTTCAGTTGAGACCCCTAAATGGTGTTATTAGCGCTGCAAAAATGTTacttattgtttattttttcgAACCTTTTAAACACTTCTCCTCTTTACTTTCATCTCTCCTGCCTTaccatttctcccccccccccttccctctataGAACAATGGTTTAGCCCAACTCTTGGCCCAGGTAGCGGAGGTAGAGAAGCTTTCAAAACAGATCCTTCAGTGGAGGACCCACCACAGCAGCTTCATCAGTGACACCAGCGCCACCTGACCACACAGTGACACCAGTGccacctgaccacacagccacacacacagcctgctgtAAGGCTCCAGTCAAACCTCTTCACTCCCTCataatgggtgtgtttgcaTGAGAAGAGTATTATGTGCCTGATGGTCATTCGTTGTCAACGTGTTTCCAAAATATGTAATGGGGTCATGTTTGCCTTGAAAACAATGTTCTAATCAGTTTATACCTAGAAGTTCTAGAACTCAATTATAATGCACATTATGTTATGTAAGAAATTGACAGTTCTTATATAATTTACAAATACAATAACAAAGTACATATACTTCATGAGTTATATTGGATGttatctcc
The Osmerus mordax isolate fOsmMor3 chromosome 9, fOsmMor3.pri, whole genome shotgun sequence genome window above contains:
- the haus2 gene encoding HAUS augmin-like complex subunit 2, with the translated sequence MNPAWELTPYWVTPVASVLSRCVATGVLSQADLDTVPKEPHVFSTHLQEAEQLISMERELDKVNLETELLKLEKESADVTHKFYLSQRFSALQEFTSHLQDVLREQASLRQRLMKPLCQTNLPVEADLHRYVVEVIKMVVDFIGNLETSMNIVRTIPTVDDSMNKLNNGLAQLLAQVAEVEKLSKQILQWRTHHSSFISDTSAT